Within Pseudomonas cichorii, the genomic segment TTTCCCGATGATGGATCGGGTTCTTCCAATTCAGCAAAGAGCGTGCTGCCCCGAGTGAAATGGCGGCTGGGCCAAGCAGAAATAGCAGAGAGCCTGTGACAAGGGCGACACCGAGAAATAGCAGGATGGTAAAGATGGCGATGCCCTTGAAGAAGGGACCTGCAAAATTTGGATAGTAGTCGTAGTACTCGACAGAGCCTGCCTGGATATCTATATGGTAATTGAATATGGTCTTTTTTCTGGCGACAAGCATAATCATATAAGTCGCGGACACCACTGCCGCACAACCGAACCCTATAAGTAACTCCACATCCTCAGGGAGCGTATCCCACATCATCCATAGGCAATAAAGAAAAAGCGCAAGGCTTGAGCCTATAATGATAAGCTGAAATTTAATTAATTCCTTTGGAGGGCAATCAATTGTTTTTATACTCCACGCCATTACAGTCGAATCGCTGCTGAAAATTTTGTTCTGCGCTGTACTGCAGGCTGCTATGTTATTCATAATAATCTCTTATTCCAGAAGAGCGCTTCATGACCTGTAAACAGCGCGAAGTGAACGAGCGCGCCCTGTAAGGCTGATGCCGAACAGTTAAGGTCATAACTCAATGTGTGGGAGGCAGCCTGGCGACTTCAGCGTACAGACACAGAATATCTGTCAGTTTTCAGGCCTTTTTCGCCAGCAAGCTGCCTCCTGCAAGTAGCTCATTGCATCAAGCACCGGGCTTTTACCACTCCCAGTCTTTCTCCATGAACTCGGCCGTGGGTGGCAGGACCGAGTGCAGGAACTGCAGGAATTGCTCGAATAACTCTTTGTTGGGAAAGCGAAATTCAAACCCCACCGTGATATCAGTTCGGTGAGTGATGATCATGGAGCGTTTGCGATCCACCGTGACAAAGTTGTACTCGTTCCAGGGCAAGCTTTGTTCATTATTGATTTTATTCTCCCAGTTCAGTAAAGAGCGTGCTGCCCCAAGTGAAATGGCGGCTGGGCCAAGCAGAAATAGCAGAGAGCCTGTGACAAGGGCAACACCGAGAAATAGCAGGATGGTAAAGATGGCGATGCCCTTGAAGAAGGGACCTGCAAAATTTGGATAGTAGTCGTAGTACTCGACAGAGCCTGCCTGGATATCTATATGGTAATTGAATATGGTCTTTTTTCTGGCGACAAGCATAATCATATAAGTCGCGGACACCACTGCCGCACAACCGAACCCTATAAGTAACTCCACATCCTCAGGGAGCGTATCCCACATCATCCATAGGCAATAAAGAAAAAGCGCAAGGCTTGAGCCTATAATGATAAGCTGAAATTTAATTAATTCCTTTGGAGGGCAATCAATTGTTTTTATACTCCACGCCATTACAGTCGAATCGCTGCTGAAAATTTTGTTCTGCGCTGTACTGCAGGCTGCTATGTTATTCATAATAATCTCTTATTCCAGAAGAGTGCTTCATGACCTGTAAACAGCACGAAGTGAACGAGCGCGCCCTGTAAGGCTGATGCCGAACAGTTAAGGTCATAACTCAATGTGTGGGAGGCAGCCTGGCAACTTCAGCGTAGAGACACAGAATATCTGTCGGTTTTCAGGCCTTTTTCGCCAGCAAGCTGCCTCCTGCAAGTAGCTCGTTGCATCAAGCACCGGGTTTTTCACCACTCCCAGTCTTTCTCCATGAACTCGGCCGTGGGTGGCAGGACCGAGTGCAGGAACTGCAGGTATTGCTCGAACAGGTCTTTGTTGGGGAAGCGGGCGACAAACCCTGTAGTGATGTCGGTGCAATGAATAACGATGATGGAGCGCTTTCGATCAATCGTGACGAAGTTGTGGGTATCCCATGGACGAGTTTCCCGATGATGGATTTTATTCTCCCAATTCAGCAAAGAGCGTGCGGCCCCGATTGAAATGGCGGCGGGGCCGACCAGAAAGAGCAGGGAGCCTGTGACGAGGGCGACGCCGAGAAATAGCAGGATGGTGAAAATGGCGATGCCTTTGAAGAAGGGGCCTGCAAAATTTGGATAGTAGTCGTAGTACTCGACAGAGCCTCCATGGAGTGTGATGTGGTAGTTGAACATAGCCTTCTGCCTGACTGCGAACACAATCAAATAAGTCCCGAATACTACAGGTGCGCAGCCGAACGCTATAAGCATGCCCAGAGCTTCCGGCAAATCATCCCACAACAACCATAGACAATAAAGAAAAGGGAGAAGACAGGCCGTTACTACAGCAAGATAAGCTTTTTTTAGCTCCTTTGGAGAACACTCGATTGTTTTTATGCTCCATATCATTACAGCTGTATCGTTGCTGAAAGTTTCGTTCTGCTTTGTGCTGCTGGCTGCTATATGAGTCATAGAATTTTATTCCGGAAGCACAAGGATCAGTGCGTTGGCGCGGCTTTTCTTATTGACTTCTAGCAGTGTGAGGCTTGAGCCATCTACTGCCATATCGCCCTCCTGACTTAGCTCTATCTGATAAAGGTAGCTTTGAGCTTTCTGCCCTGAAGCACTCACCGAGTTCGGATACCAGATTTGCAACTCAATGTAGGTAGCACCTTCCTTGAGCGGAACCCAGGTTTGCCAGACGACATCCTCGCCCGCAGGAAAAATCGGGAAATACAGATCCGATGGTGAATAGGGAGGCCGTTCATTACCGATCTTTCCAAACTCCTTGAGAGGAGTGAACTTGCCACGCTCTTCAAACTTGTCTGCAATGGGCGTATCCGTTTGCTCCGTTGGCAGAAAACCGAAAGGTCGCGTACTGCTGATAACATTAAGCTGAACCAGTTGCCCGCGTAATGCCTCAGGCAAACGCATTTGTATCCAGGCACCGTTTTGTACTGGCACATCTACATACCCAGCTACACCCATGTATTTTTGCCTATACTCAACCGTGCTTTTAATAAGGATTTGCGGACTCAGCTGGATTTCCAGCAAAGAACGCTTTTCTTCAACTTCTCCTTCCGGGGTATCCGTATGTCGATGTTCAGACGAACGCGACCAGCAGCACCTCCTCAACCACCAACCGACACTGTCCTGCTTGAAATAGTTCAGGACCATAGTGGCAATTAAATAAACGACACCTGCTATTAGAAGACCGATGGTAAACCACGTACCCATTACAAAAATCGCGATTCTGCTGGATAGTGTTAATCCCGTAACCAATTGAGCCAGACCACCAACACCCATCACAAAAACAGCGATACCTTTTACAAGTAATGCGGCTCTTTCCTCCTCGGTTTTGGCATTCTGATAATCGCCTCGAATATCCCAAAGCTCCAACACCGCCGCCGCCACCGCAAACGCTCCCAAAGCCACCACCGTGCTCCTGAACCCGCGAATCGCATCCCCCCAAGCGTTGTTTCCCTGCGCTTTCCAGTAGGCGGAAGAGCGATCCAGGATGCCTATGCTTTTGCCGTCGATCAGCACCGGCGTCGCATTCTTGATCACCGCCCACGGCGCTTCGACAAACACCGCCATCAACAAATTGAAGCTGTAACCCAGGCTGTAACCGACCTTGACGATATCCTTGCCGCTGAAGTCGCCATCGCGGGTCAGGTCCCCATAGAGGAATGCAGTGTTGATGAAGTTGAGCAGGATGACGCCCCAGGTGATCCCGGCACCCAGGCCACCCAAGCGTTCGCTCCAGGCCTTGGCGCGGGTGTGCCAGTCCTTGGCGACGTCCAGGCCGGATTTGAAGAAGGCGCGTATTTCCTCTTGCAGCAACTGGGCGTACTGGTTGTTCTGGAAGTCCAGCAACCCCGGGATTTTCAGTTCGTGCAGGCGCAGGGCATCCAGTTGTGATTGCAGCTGGCGCGCCAGGTGTCGGCGTTCCCGAGGATCGAGGGGATAGAGCCAGTTAAAGCGGGTGTCGTCGATCTGTTTGGTGAGCAGCCACCATTCGCGCTTCCACTGTTTCAGCCGGGAGGCGAGTTGTTCGTTGATGCGGATCATTTCCGGCGTATTGGCCAGAATCTGGCCGATCATGAAGTTGCGGATCAAGGCGACGAGGTTCTGGCTTTTGCCTAGCGCCAGACGGCTGTCCACCGGCACCCAGGCCAGCAGCATGTTTTCGGCAATCGTTTTGCCTGCTCCACTCGCCAGTTCGCGCAGGGCCTTGAAGGTGTTCTGCACCGGCTGTTTCAGCGTTTTCATCCAGGCCGCGTCGGCGAAACCCTGATGGTTGAGCACGGCGTTGAGTTCGCCCGCGCGGGTGGCGAGGTTGGTAAAGTCGCCAATGCCGCCAAGCAGGGCGTTGGCTTCCTGATCCAGGGCGTCCTTGAGGCCGGGAGAAAAGCCATAGCGCAGGGTCCCGAACAGGCTCCCGCCCCTGGCTTCCTGATCCGCCAGCCAGGCACTGGCCTGTTGGTCCTGGCCATAGACCATCAGTAAATCGGTCATGACGGTTTGCAGGTACAGCAGGGTTTTCGGGTTGGCGGTGTCGATGAACAGCTTGAGCGGGTCGTTGCCCAGGTACTCGGCCCATGTCTGGAAATCGGCCTGGGTGTCGCGGACCTGTTGCAGCAGGGCTTCGCTGAGGGGCAAATGATGGTGCAGATGGGCACGCGCGCCCTTGAGGTCGACTTCGCGACGCCATTTCTCGCGATCCTTCCAGGCCTGCCGGTCGTCCTCGGACGGGTAGCGCCCATAACGTGAACGCAGCGCATCGCGCATGTCCGCGCTCTTGTACATGTCCATCGTGCCCAGAGAGCCGCCCGGCGAGTTGCCGTGCATGGTCAGCATCTCCTCCAGGTCCATCTGATCGAAATACTCCTCCATCTCGTTCAGGTAGTGCTGGGTCCTGGCGCTGTCGCCACGTACCGAAGCGGGCAGTTTTTGCACATCGCCATTGGCCCCGCAAAGTGCAGTGACGGTCTGGGCAATCTGCAACGTGTGTTCGTGTTCGTGCTGCCAGGTTTGAAACGCGGCCTGATCACCCGCCAGTTGCATGCCCAGGTCATTGAACACACCCAGCGGGTCGTCCAGTGCAACCAGCAGCGAGTTGCATCTGTCCGGGACGTTGCCCAGCCAGTACACATCGGCCCCGAGCGGGTTAAAGACTGATTGCTCCGCTTGATCGGGCTGCGACTCGGGCCCGGCAGTCGGAATGGACGAGTCAGCGAAGCGCTTGTCTTCAACCACGTAATTCTTGTCGATGTCGGCGACGGCCGTGGCAAGCGCCATCAGCGGCAGCGCGCCCGGCTCGTTCCGGGTGGCGCAGAAGTTGGACAGGTCCAGAGGCTTCATCCACAGGGCACGGCTGTCGGCGTGTGAGCGCATGTG encodes:
- a CDS encoding T6SS effector BTH_I2691 family protein, with product MTKKYGTLQERRAARFDKSPSSATCACLYKTADIAIVPVRYALDRSRYDVEPTQLKPLPARGQWSPLPRLKTRSYTLRQLYDGYVYVVDETAGTFHEYSISASDACLTRIVWTQAHLGQDVRRGDGEGHPYLLYPRKNRLHLAFSPVQWTWRICEHMRSHADSRALWMKPLDLSNFCATRNEPGALPLMALATAVADIDKNYVVEDKRFADSSIPTAGPESQPDQAEQSVFNPLGADVYWLGNVPDRCNSLLVALDDPLGVFNDLGMQLAGDQAAFQTWQHEHEHTLQIAQTVTALCGANGDVQKLPASVRGDSARTQHYLNEMEEYFDQMDLEEMLTMHGNSPGGSLGTMDMYKSADMRDALRSRYGRYPSEDDRQAWKDREKWRREVDLKGARAHLHHHLPLSEALLQQVRDTQADFQTWAEYLGNDPLKLFIDTANPKTLLYLQTVMTDLLMVYGQDQQASAWLADQEARGGSLFGTLRYGFSPGLKDALDQEANALLGGIGDFTNLATRAGELNAVLNHQGFADAAWMKTLKQPVQNTFKALRELASGAGKTIAENMLLAWVPVDSRLALGKSQNLVALIRNFMIGQILANTPEMIRINEQLASRLKQWKREWWLLTKQIDDTRFNWLYPLDPRERRHLARQLQSQLDALRLHELKIPGLLDFQNNQYAQLLQEEIRAFFKSGLDVAKDWHTRAKAWSERLGGLGAGITWGVILLNFINTAFLYGDLTRDGDFSGKDIVKVGYSLGYSFNLLMAVFVEAPWAVIKNATPVLIDGKSIGILDRSSAYWKAQGNNAWGDAIRGFRSTVVALGAFAVAAAVLELWDIRGDYQNAKTEEERAALLVKGIAVFVMGVGGLAQLVTGLTLSSRIAIFVMGTWFTIGLLIAGVVYLIATMVLNYFKQDSVGWWLRRCCWSRSSEHRHTDTPEGEVEEKRSLLEIQLSPQILIKSTVEYRQKYMGVAGYVDVPVQNGAWIQMRLPEALRGQLVQLNVISSTRPFGFLPTEQTDTPIADKFEERGKFTPLKEFGKIGNERPPYSPSDLYFPIFPAGEDVVWQTWVPLKEGATYIELQIWYPNSVSASGQKAQSYLYQIELSQEGDMAVDGSSLTLLEVNKKSRANALILVLPE